The DNA segment TCATTATTTAGAGTCAAATAATGGTCATGGTCAGCTGTCACGATTAACAGGTTCTTACTCCAACCACCATTTTTGTTAATCCAACTGATCACCTCTTGGACTGCTTTATCAAAGTCATTCATGGTTCCAATCAGGTTATCCATGTTGTCATCATGAGCAGACCAGTCAATATCACCACCCTCAATCATTAACCAAAAGCCATCTTTGTCTTTACCTAAGACATTGAGAGCAGCCTTGCTTAAATCAGCCAAGGTAGGGTTTTCGTTAATTTCTCTGGCGATGAAACTAGCATCGGTTTCACCGGGAGCGAGGGGACGGACTCTATCAGGTGTGGGGCCAGTCACAGGATTACCATTGCCATCCAGCACGGGTACACACTCACTGATAGAGCCAGGAATGATTTGTCCTGATGGGCAAGTAGCGGGGGTTCCACCTCTCACAACAGTGCTATAGACAGAGAAGTTATCTAAACCTGTGGTGCTGTAGTCTCCCTTGGAAGAACTTAGAGGAATATTACCGTTTTGTCCACGAGCGCCGTATAGACCCAAGAGTTTATCGCCTCTATTGGGATCAATTTGAGCTGCTGTGTTTAGTAATGTTTGAGTAGCATTAGGCCCACGCTCCAAGAAGGTATAACCATAACGGTTAGATGTGGGAGTGGGGTTATTTTTGAGATGTTCGTAAGTGTCTTGGGTGATGAAGGTGTAGTTATTAACTGGGCCTGTCGCGCCTCTATTTTGCATATCGAGAGGATGACCACCACCTAACAATATGTTGGGCTGAAAGTCTAGCAACATCTGTTGTAAGATGCTGTCTTGGTTGGTCTTGGTAGGGTCATAAACACTGTCGTACTTGCTACGACGGTTGACGTAAGAAGCCGCAGCCCCTGGTGTAGCGTGGGTGATGGGTACAGAAGTTACTAGCCCTGTAGCTTTGCCCTCTTCTTTAGCAATTTCTAGGATAGTTTTTAACTTCTGCTCGTAAATATCTACCCCCATTGCGTTGTTATAGCTCTTAACACCTGTGTATAGAGTTGTAGCGGTGTTTGCAGAGTCGGGATAGCTATATTTGATGTACTCTTTATCGTAGTTACCAGGATTAGCGGGAGATAGAGGTATCCAAGGTACAGGGCCGCCTTTGCTGGGGTCATAACCAGCCAAGTTACCGGGTGCTGGACTGTTACCATCAGCGCGATCGCCTGGGTTAAAAGGAGCAGGTGAGAATGAGAAGTTGGGACGCACAGGACTTGCGCCAGTTAATGGATTGCTTCCATCTAGAGCCGAGTTATTGGCTGAACGTGTCTCATTATCTGGATTAGTTGATGTACTACCTTGGACTGTTGTCCCGTAGGTTGTCACAATTCCATATCCAGTTAGCTTTTGAAAGCTCAGACCAGAACCTTTCCCACTGGTATAGAAGGGAGCGCCTTTAGCTACGGCTGCGGCTCTGGCCATTTCCCAACCCATCCCATCACCAATCATGATGATGACGTTAATTCCATTACCAGCCGCTAGGGCAGATTCAACGCCTGGTGTGCCAAACACTAGCCCCATAGTGCAGAAAAAACAAGCCATAGCAAAGCTGAACGCTCGCCGACATCTTTCCAAAAGTGAAATCATTGCAGTGCGCCTTGCAGTTAATTAAGTAAGTGTGAGTTAACTTGTGAGTTAACTATTGATAAAAATTTGGTTCTGTGTGACTAGCGAAAAAGTCTGGATAGCCAGAAACATTTTGTTGAGTCACAGCAGGAAAATTATTTCCACGAACTACGGCTGGTTGTTTTTCGGAAATTCCCCAGGACAGGAAAATTACTGCCACTAAACCAGACACAAACCAAGCTAAAAAACGTTTATGACGTTTGAGTAAGGAAATCATTGCACAAGTTCCTCCAAGGTAGGAAACAATAGTTTTTCTGCCTGCTGACGGTCTACACAAACTTCTGATTGTGGAGGACACATACAGGCAATATCGCTAATATCGGCTATTTGACCCCGTAGACACTGCACGCTTTGAATCAACAAATAAGCGGCAAAACTAGCTATTAACATTGCTACAACCAAGCTGATCACACCATCAGCCCAAGTCCAGTTCAGCCAGATAATAGCGATCGCTGCTAACACTGCGCCAACAGAACTGGCTAAATCTGCTATCAGATGCAGCAATGCACCTCTAATATTGAGGTCTTTATGGCTACATTTGTGTAGACACAGAGCATTAAAACTGTTAACTCCCACACCTATTAATGCAGTTGTTAACATCGGTACACCCAGAATCTCTGTGGTTGGAGATTGCAAGCGTACTAAGGCTTCTCTCACTATCCAACAAGCAATACAAGCTAAACTAATACCGTTGATTAAGGCTGCTAAAACTTCTAATTTGTAGCGCCCAAATATAGTTCGCTGGGATATTGATTGAGATAGCCAAGAGGCAATTAGTGCCAAGCCTAATGCTGCTACATCTGAAAGAATGTGTTCTGCATCTGCTAACAGGGACAGACTGTGGCTCCAGATTCCTGCACTAAGTTCTATGCAAAAAAAGACACTGAGTAATACTAGTGCAGTCCACAGCGCCCGGATATTTTGCTTAACCTGGCTTGTGTGCATTGAATCTAAACTCAGGTCACGATTGGGAGTTATCTC comes from the Nostoc sp. PCC 7120 = FACHB-418 genome and includes:
- a CDS encoding alkaline phosphatase, whose amino-acid sequence is MISLLERCRRAFSFAMACFFCTMGLVFGTPGVESALAAGNGINVIIMIGDGMGWEMARAAAVAKGAPFYTSGKGSGLSFQKLTGYGIVTTYGTTVQGSTSTNPDNETRSANNSALDGSNPLTGASPVRPNFSFSPAPFNPGDRADGNSPAPGNLAGYDPSKGGPVPWIPLSPANPGNYDKEYIKYSYPDSANTATTLYTGVKSYNNAMGVDIYEQKLKTILEIAKEEGKATGLVTSVPITHATPGAAASYVNRRSKYDSVYDPTKTNQDSILQQMLLDFQPNILLGGGHPLDMQNRGATGPVNNYTFITQDTYEHLKNNPTPTSNRYGYTFLERGPNATQTLLNTAAQIDPNRGDKLLGLYGARGQNGNIPLSSSKGDYSTTGLDNFSVYSTVVRGGTPATCPSGQIIPGSISECVPVLDGNGNPVTGPTPDRVRPLAPGETDASFIAREINENPTLADLSKAALNVLGKDKDGFWLMIEGGDIDWSAHDDNMDNLIGTMNDFDKAVQEVISWINKNGGWSKNLLIVTADHDHYLTLNNDFVSKLTPNPHPNQSRGLKYNAKEITYNKHNPQDAGHFWGSDPTQKYLWGSHSRRPVPVYFQGAYSSNLVRYFGQPVQFTDSSGSYTASGIRSVVDQSHIFQAMKAALTQPPL
- a CDS encoding cation diffusion facilitator family transporter — its product is MMLSAPQHLVGGSVSEITPNRDLSLDSMHTSQVKQNIRALWTALVLLSVFFCIELSAGIWSHSLSLLADAEHILSDVAALGLALIASWLSQSISQRTIFGRYKLEVLAALINGISLACIACWIVREALVRLQSPTTEILGVPMLTTALIGVGVNSFNALCLHKCSHKDLNIRGALLHLIADLASSVGAVLAAIAIIWLNWTWADGVISLVVAMLIASFAAYLLIQSVQCLRGQIADISDIACMCPPQSEVCVDRQQAEKLLFPTLEELVQ